In Microcoleus sp. FACHB-672, one DNA window encodes the following:
- a CDS encoding WD40 repeat domain-containing protein: protein MDTCDPAHTLTGHSGPVYSVAFSPDSQTLVSGSDDATIKIWRCE from the coding sequence ATGGACACCTGCGACCCCGCACACACCCTGACTGGGCATTCAGGGCCGGTTTATTCGGTTGCCTTTAGTCCCGATAGTCAGACGCTTGTGAGTGGGAGTGATGACGCGACTATCAAGATTTGGCGCTGTGAGTAG
- a CDS encoding dynamin family protein, with the protein MELNIEAQLNNTRNLLKELGNSVSSLVNASPDVFNDPQIKSCLEEFLTVYEEAVQRLENPSFRIATLGTTSSGKSTIVNALIGRKIAPIEAGEMSGGVLTIKHSQEQKLIIAETEDAAWETGEWTGLSDEDLYQRISTVMHSYHAARKKRDYVAPQITAHVPLLPACDAALLGLPNGIGVELIDLPGLKSVQDRANLATIQTQVNKAFNLVALDYMQVDDDHRKRLLEELKTVVEYLQGSTDSMIFILNRVDNRGADDLPLSERIDQLREGIKEVLSLKELPDVLRFNARLLYYAQCAWGSNSPYEPSIVDPKTRLERLKALFRDCASTIEEYTDQNEELEKWFYEVKREVKRGQPINDETMRKILRYSLEWSGGRELWDCFHRRVQESFAKMVILPALLEVFANYDALAKSLDVLIEARKIYNQQQVTQEREKIAKIRQDFHKDIKNIKKTFDNKLKKLVEGLKKKNNSMTPIEFINENPEITGFARVFHAVAEVEGDLTKYLIVPVRDALKNNQGAFKLRDKLGEVISPALADDIAKAYDDVSRRLSKFSSESEHLVKRVRDDDNKGKKELEHDERYVRLLYHTMRQAISVRAEFLLQGKAKQFEDALESLGNAEIEELKKSLSEANLSSIKLEKAAISNLLKKLAQNPPTLPDEFFELPDAIKQNRSKQTEVVGTKTEYETRTKTEEEEYTESYQDGSCFASTKTRTKTRPVTRNYEEAVTSNVYEDIEYVELFLPSPDLMAKQWLSGIEKGKGSLWDILQKWIQPRLDYVSTSFEESVDEVTNLAERALQQQLRIIEDNFEQEKQFWRDFEVQKNNTTELCQKLEEGSRQ; encoded by the coding sequence GTGGAACTCAATATTGAAGCTCAGTTAAACAACACCCGCAACCTCTTAAAAGAGTTAGGTAACTCAGTTTCTAGCTTAGTCAACGCGTCCCCTGATGTTTTTAATGATCCACAGATTAAATCTTGCCTAGAGGAATTTTTAACGGTTTATGAAGAAGCCGTCCAACGGTTAGAAAATCCTAGTTTTCGGATTGCGACTCTGGGAACTACGTCTTCTGGAAAGTCAACAATTGTTAACGCGCTGATTGGTCGGAAAATCGCACCGATTGAAGCCGGAGAAATGAGTGGGGGTGTATTAACTATCAAACATTCTCAAGAACAAAAATTAATTATTGCAGAAACGGAAGATGCTGCTTGGGAGACTGGTGAATGGACTGGATTAAGTGATGAGGATTTATACCAGCGGATTAGCACGGTGATGCACTCCTATCACGCGGCGCGGAAAAAGCGTGACTATGTTGCGCCACAAATAACCGCTCATGTTCCTCTTTTACCTGCTTGTGATGCTGCTTTGCTAGGTTTACCCAACGGAATCGGAGTTGAATTGATTGATTTACCAGGATTGAAATCAGTTCAAGACCGGGCCAACTTAGCAACTATCCAAACGCAAGTTAATAAAGCTTTTAATTTAGTAGCTTTGGACTATATGCAGGTAGATGATGACCACAGAAAACGCCTCTTGGAAGAATTAAAGACAGTGGTCGAATACTTACAGGGAAGCACAGATTCGATGATTTTTATCTTAAATCGGGTCGATAACCGAGGAGCGGATGATTTACCCCTATCAGAGCGGATTGATCAGTTAAGAGAGGGAATTAAAGAGGTCTTATCACTTAAAGAACTTCCTGATGTTCTGCGTTTTAATGCTCGTCTTTTATATTATGCTCAGTGTGCTTGGGGTTCAAACTCCCCTTATGAACCTTCAATCGTTGACCCAAAAACACGGCTAGAACGACTCAAAGCCCTTTTTAGAGACTGTGCAAGTACGATTGAAGAATATACCGATCAAAATGAGGAGTTAGAGAAGTGGTTTTATGAAGTAAAACGAGAAGTAAAAAGAGGTCAACCTATTAATGATGAAACCATGCGAAAAATTCTCCGCTATTCCCTAGAATGGAGTGGTGGCAGAGAACTTTGGGATTGTTTTCATCGGCGGGTTCAAGAATCATTTGCAAAAATGGTAATACTTCCTGCTTTGTTGGAGGTATTCGCTAATTACGATGCTTTGGCGAAATCTCTCGATGTTCTGATTGAAGCTAGAAAGATTTATAATCAACAGCAAGTTACACAAGAAAGAGAGAAAATCGCTAAAATTCGCCAAGATTTTCATAAAGATATAAAAAATATCAAGAAAACTTTTGATAATAAGCTTAAAAAATTAGTAGAAGGATTAAAAAAGAAGAATAATAGTATGACTCCCATTGAGTTCATAAACGAGAACCCAGAGATTACAGGCTTTGCTAGAGTTTTTCACGCTGTCGCTGAAGTAGAAGGAGACTTAACAAAATATCTAATTGTGCCAGTTCGTGATGCTCTTAAGAATAATCAAGGAGCTTTTAAGCTAAGAGATAAATTAGGAGAAGTTATATCACCTGCATTAGCAGATGATATTGCTAAAGCCTATGATGATGTTAGTCGAAGGCTCAGTAAATTTTCTTCTGAGTCAGAACATTTGGTTAAGCGGGTACGGGATGATGATAATAAGGGGAAAAAAGAACTTGAACATGATGAGCGTTATGTTCGTCTGCTCTATCACACAATGAGGCAAGCTATATCCGTAAGGGCAGAGTTTTTATTACAAGGAAAAGCAAAACAGTTTGAAGACGCTCTAGAATCATTAGGTAATGCAGAAATTGAGGAATTAAAAAAATCCTTGTCTGAAGCAAATCTCTCTTCAATTAAGCTTGAAAAAGCAGCCATTAGTAATTTACTCAAGAAGTTAGCTCAAAACCCGCCAACTTTACCTGATGAATTTTTTGAACTTCCAGACGCTATTAAGCAAAATCGTTCTAAACAAACAGAAGTAGTTGGTACGAAAACAGAATATGAAACTCGCACAAAAACAGAAGAGGAAGAATATACAGAATCTTATCAAGATGGTTCTTGTTTCGCTAGCACAAAAACGAGAACAAAAACACGTCCTGTAACCCGTAATTATGAAGAAGCGGTAACTAGCAATGTTTATGAAGATATTGAATATGTTGAACTTTTTCTTCCATCCCCAGACTTAATGGCAAAACAATGGTTAAGTGGAATTGAGAAAGGAAAAGGAAGCTTATGGGATATTTTACAAAAGTGGATTCAGCCACGATTGGATTATGTTAGCACTAGCTTTGAAGAATCCGTTGATGAGGTTACGAATTTAGCTGAACGTGCTTTGCAACAACAGTTAAGGATTATTGAGGATAACTTTGAACAGGAAAAACAGTTTTGGCGCGATTTTGAAGTTCAAAAAAATAATACGACAGAACTTTGTCAAAAGTTAGAAGAAGGTTCTCGTCAGTGA
- a CDS encoding chloride channel protein, whose amino-acid sequence MNYQNLIQNSKFKLKKYRKILVSQILGPKRLAILEACLIGLVSGLAGVLLKQGVGWLGGWRVYTAAHLIPAWFLLPSVGVVGGLLTGWLVERLAPETAGSGIPHVKAALAGVSISLDWRVASVKLVGTILAVGSGLTLGRQGPTVQIGAALAAGIGRLIPTSPDYRRQLIACGAAAGLAAGFNAPIAGVLFVVEELLYDISGFTLGPAIIASFIGAVVSQLLGGDLNLDITQSVSQTRFLAQEIPCYVVLGILAGLLGSLFTKSIVALLYFNRRVLRLSLPVRIALAGLVCGLVVAMLPEAFRNNSGLREFLLSKEANLTNISLAFVAHFVLTIIAASSGAPGGLFAPSLVLGSALGHIVGILQWDWFGIGVPTTYALAGMGAFFCAVCRAPITAVVIVFEITTDFKLVLPLMIGSIVAYLVAEKVEKESLYDRLLEFNGINLKKEKPADGILAELSASDVMQRRVETLSSQMNLDEVMQAFSRSHHRGFPVVDNGKLVGIVTQTDLANTGKRQLPGNTPLNEFMTPQPVTVRPVDTLSEVLYRLNRYNLSRLPVTEGRKLVGIITRSDIIRAESDKLTGEKAQVGPHPEPSYVVYQTRAPATGKGRLLVPLANPQTAPALLRLAAAMAHERNYEIECLQVMLVSRHSSPAETPVRTVKSRRMLREAERIGRDWDVPVHTQVRVAHDVAQAILETIKERHIDLILMGWKGNTSTPGRIFGDSVDTLIRQAACDVVLVKWGEKSRRKLEIFNQPAIPHATLSTQNSALSLNRWLVPMAGGPNSQRAVQLLPALVAISAKPEIRLCQVCQSSAGKFDTTLLDNASKFLDRQLNVPVISMPVCANSVSEALIDLAHKDQCDVIVLGASREGLLQQVIKGNIPEAITRGCDCTVMLVRGASA is encoded by the coding sequence ATGAATTATCAGAACTTAATTCAAAATTCAAAGTTCAAGCTTAAAAAATATCGAAAGATTCTCGTATCTCAAATTCTAGGCCCAAAACGCCTTGCAATTTTGGAAGCGTGTCTGATTGGCTTAGTCTCTGGACTAGCGGGTGTTTTGCTCAAACAAGGGGTGGGATGGCTGGGAGGCTGGCGAGTTTATACAGCAGCCCATCTGATTCCCGCATGGTTCTTGCTCCCCAGTGTCGGAGTCGTTGGGGGGTTGCTCACCGGCTGGCTGGTAGAACGACTGGCCCCTGAGACTGCCGGCAGCGGCATTCCCCACGTCAAAGCCGCTTTAGCCGGCGTGAGTATTTCTCTAGATTGGCGGGTGGCTAGTGTCAAGCTGGTCGGCACAATTTTAGCGGTGGGTTCAGGGTTAACCTTAGGCCGGCAAGGCCCGACTGTGCAAATTGGAGCCGCTTTGGCTGCGGGGATCGGTCGTTTGATTCCCACCTCGCCCGACTACCGACGCCAACTCATTGCTTGTGGGGCGGCAGCCGGCTTAGCTGCCGGTTTCAACGCACCCATAGCCGGCGTGTTGTTTGTCGTGGAAGAACTGCTCTACGATATCTCCGGCTTTACCCTTGGCCCAGCAATTATCGCTTCCTTTATCGGTGCTGTTGTCTCCCAATTGCTGGGTGGCGATCTGAATCTTGACATCACTCAAAGCGTTTCCCAGACTCGGTTTTTAGCTCAGGAGATTCCCTGTTACGTGGTGTTGGGAATCCTGGCTGGATTGCTGGGCAGCCTGTTCACGAAATCAATAGTTGCGCTCTTATACTTCAACCGGCGCGTACTGCGTCTGAGCCTGCCGGTGCGTATCGCCCTAGCGGGGCTGGTATGTGGCCTGGTGGTGGCGATGCTACCCGAAGCCTTCCGCAACAATTCAGGTTTGCGAGAGTTCCTCCTCAGCAAAGAAGCCAACCTGACAAATATCTCCCTCGCCTTTGTCGCTCACTTCGTTCTGACCATTATCGCCGCCTCTTCAGGCGCACCGGGCGGGTTATTCGCCCCATCCCTGGTGCTGGGTTCTGCCTTGGGCCACATCGTCGGGATTTTGCAGTGGGATTGGTTCGGCATTGGGGTGCCTACCACCTACGCCCTTGCCGGCATGGGCGCATTTTTTTGTGCGGTTTGCAGAGCACCGATTACAGCCGTGGTGATTGTTTTTGAAATTACTACCGATTTTAAACTGGTGCTGCCTTTAATGATTGGCTCTATAGTGGCTTATTTGGTGGCAGAAAAGGTAGAGAAGGAATCCCTTTATGACCGGCTACTAGAATTTAATGGCATTAATTTGAAAAAGGAAAAGCCGGCAGATGGGATTTTGGCTGAGCTGTCGGCGTCGGATGTCATGCAGCGCCGTGTGGAAACGCTATCGAGCCAAATGAACTTGGATGAAGTGATGCAGGCGTTTTCCCGCTCTCACCACCGGGGCTTTCCGGTGGTCGATAATGGCAAGCTGGTGGGGATTGTTACCCAAACAGACTTGGCAAACACCGGCAAGCGCCAGTTGCCCGGAAATACGCCTTTGAACGAGTTCATGACGCCACAGCCGGTGACAGTGAGACCTGTGGATACCTTAAGTGAGGTACTGTACCGGCTCAATCGCTACAATCTCAGCCGACTGCCGGTGACGGAGGGGCGAAAGCTGGTGGGGATTATCACGCGCAGCGATATTATTCGCGCAGAGTCAGACAAACTGACTGGTGAAAAGGCTCAGGTTGGCCCTCATCCTGAGCCTTCTTATGTGGTTTACCAAACGCGAGCACCGGCGACGGGTAAAGGTCGGCTGCTGGTGCCTTTGGCCAACCCGCAAACCGCCCCAGCCTTATTGCGTCTGGCGGCGGCAATGGCCCACGAGCGCAACTATGAAATTGAGTGCCTTCAGGTAATGCTGGTATCTCGCCATAGTTCGCCGGCTGAGACGCCGGTGAGAACCGTCAAAAGTCGCCGGATGCTGCGTGAGGCTGAGCGGATCGGGCGAGATTGGGACGTGCCGGTGCATACCCAGGTGCGCGTCGCCCATGATGTAGCCCAGGCAATTTTAGAAACCATTAAGGAGCGACACATCGATTTAATTTTGATGGGGTGGAAAGGCAACACATCCACTCCCGGTCGGATTTTTGGCGATTCTGTAGATACGCTAATCCGGCAGGCGGCATGCGATGTGGTGTTGGTGAAATGGGGTGAGAAAAGCCGGCGAAAGCTTGAAATCTTCAACCAGCCAGCAATCCCCCACGCAACACTCAGCACTCAAAACTCAGCACTTTCTTTAAATCGCTGGCTGGTGCCGATGGCCGGCGGCCCGAATTCTCAGCGTGCGGTGCAATTACTGCCGGCTTTGGTCGCAATTAGTGCGAAACCAGAAATCCGCCTGTGTCAGGTTTGTCAGTCGTCGGCTGGGAAATTTGATACAACGTTATTGGATAATGCCTCGAAGTTTCTAGATCGGCAATTGAATGTGCCGGTGATTTCGATGCCGGTGTGTGCGAATTCTGTATCTGAAGCCTTAATAGATTTAGCGCACAAGGATCAGTGCGATGTGATTGTTTTAGGGGCAAGCCGAGAGGGTTTATTGCAGCAAGTTATTAAAGGAAATATTCCCGAAGCAATCACGCGAGGTTGTGATTGCACGGTGATGCTGGTAAGAGGTGCAAGCGCGTAG
- a CDS encoding lysophospholipid acyltransferase family protein, whose protein sequence is MMQLNSSENSLNVTPFSNMGPVTSGVSPWLTALTYPLGRFLVLPSYFGRLEVSGQENLPKEGPVILAPTHRSRWDSLMLPYATGHHVTGRHLRFMVTADEVKGLQGWIIRQLGGFPIDVKHPGISSVRHGVELLLDSQMMVIFPEGGIFHDGEVHPLKPGLARIALKAESTHPGLGVKIVPMSIRYGHPYATWGCGVSVRIGSPLVVADYCKQHTKQGAQQLTDRLETAIKKLDSEHPSSQAE, encoded by the coding sequence ATGATGCAGCTCAATTCCTCCGAAAATTCTCTCAACGTCACACCTTTTTCCAATATGGGGCCGGTAACTTCTGGTGTTTCGCCTTGGCTAACTGCCTTAACTTATCCCTTGGGTCGTTTCTTGGTTCTGCCATCTTATTTTGGCCGGCTAGAGGTGAGCGGGCAAGAAAATCTACCAAAAGAAGGGCCGGTGATTTTGGCCCCCACCCACCGTTCTCGCTGGGATTCGCTGATGCTGCCTTACGCCACAGGACATCATGTCACAGGCCGGCATTTGCGATTTATGGTGACAGCAGATGAAGTTAAAGGACTGCAAGGCTGGATAATTCGGCAACTCGGTGGATTTCCCATTGATGTCAAACATCCTGGCATTTCCAGCGTGCGTCATGGTGTAGAACTGCTTCTAGATAGCCAGATGATGGTGATTTTTCCCGAAGGTGGCATTTTTCATGATGGTGAAGTTCACCCGCTAAAACCCGGACTTGCTCGGATCGCCCTGAAAGCTGAATCGACCCACCCCGGATTGGGTGTTAAAATTGTGCCGATGAGCATTCGTTACGGTCATCCCTATGCCACTTGGGGCTGCGGTGTCAGTGTTCGCATCGGTTCGCCTTTAGTGGTGGCTGATTACTGCAAGCAACATACCAAGCAAGGCGCACAACAGCTCACTGATCGCTTGGAAACCGCGATTAAAAAATTGGATAGCGAGCACCCCTCATCCCAAGCAGAGTAA